In Saccharicrinis fermentans DSM 9555 = JCM 21142, a genomic segment contains:
- a CDS encoding glycosyl hydrolase, producing the protein MRQLYKQVIGALFFLITLLACSNEEDTLSNLSELNSFSVQELMITFQQDATGNWYSKANKDDDLSELTAEFEISPQAMMFIGNTPQTSGYNKNDFTNPVIYTVRAEDGTKTNYKVSVFKEAFIASFGIKELADVEFINTSNDIIATVVNGTDLSALTAVFEATEGAKLYVNGVEQESGKTVNDFTKPLIYKLIEIDGTEKDYTVTISVAENQAPIADAGDDKTILVNPGQTTAVVQLDGSGSSDAEGAIATYEWKRGNAVIASGIKSEVLLEIGTHEIELWVRDEHGETAFDNIYIIVQEAGVYVPIDGNATQDTKNLLTNLGMIGNSSEFIFGQEFPLSFQQNELSYDLTTSDCKTVTGDHPGVFGIDPHYMLYKSASQRQLHIDEAKKAYENGSVITFDFHQQSKTDHKIYMSDITTSTDKSLMYDIVNDNNEARAWFYEELDDVIGIINNDLGFPIVFRLFHEMDGDWFWWGTKATNHSKQLYIEFYKMSVDYIKERTSLVLFAWSPNYTLQEDYYPGDDYVDIVGIDMYEPAKSTLKSNLIALSNFAISHNKIAALTETGYRNDYISSKPAFWNDVVLEAIKEGGNDIRIAWVLSWFNAPWTSNQSDLFIPNAETPQAAKDKFIEFENDATTLFQEDVRALQVYE; encoded by the coding sequence ATGAGGCAATTGTATAAACAAGTAATAGGCGCACTATTTTTTCTTATTACTTTATTGGCGTGCAGCAATGAGGAGGATACCTTAAGTAATTTATCCGAATTAAATAGCTTTTCTGTGCAGGAATTAATGATTACTTTTCAGCAAGATGCTACGGGTAATTGGTATTCAAAGGCAAATAAGGATGATGATCTAAGTGAACTAACTGCCGAATTTGAAATATCGCCACAGGCTATGATGTTTATTGGCAATACGCCTCAAACTTCCGGATATAATAAGAACGATTTTACTAATCCTGTTATTTACACTGTCCGTGCCGAAGATGGCACTAAAACAAACTACAAAGTATCGGTTTTTAAAGAGGCTTTCATTGCTTCATTTGGGATAAAAGAATTAGCAGATGTGGAATTCATAAACACGTCAAATGATATAATAGCTACCGTTGTAAATGGCACTGATTTAAGTGCATTGACAGCTGTTTTTGAGGCTACTGAAGGAGCTAAACTTTATGTGAATGGGGTTGAACAAGAGTCTGGTAAAACAGTGAATGACTTTACAAAACCACTGATCTATAAATTGATAGAAATAGACGGAACTGAAAAAGATTATACAGTAACAATTTCTGTAGCAGAAAATCAGGCTCCTATAGCCGATGCAGGAGATGATAAAACGATTTTGGTTAATCCAGGACAAACGACGGCTGTTGTTCAGTTAGATGGCTCTGGTTCTTCAGATGCGGAAGGGGCTATTGCTACTTATGAATGGAAAAGAGGAAATGCTGTGATCGCATCTGGAATTAAGTCTGAAGTATTATTAGAAATTGGTACCCACGAAATTGAATTATGGGTAAGGGATGAACATGGAGAAACAGCGTTTGATAATATATATATAATTGTACAAGAGGCTGGTGTTTATGTTCCTATTGATGGCAATGCAACGCAAGATACAAAAAATTTATTGACGAATCTTGGTATGATAGGAAATAGTTCTGAATTTATATTTGGACAAGAATTTCCTTTGTCATTCCAACAAAATGAATTAAGCTATGATCTAACTACCTCCGATTGTAAGACTGTTACTGGAGATCATCCGGGTGTTTTTGGTATTGACCCACATTATATGTTGTATAAATCAGCATCTCAACGTCAATTACATATCGATGAAGCAAAAAAGGCTTATGAAAATGGTTCTGTGATAACTTTCGATTTTCACCAACAAAGCAAGACTGATCACAAAATATACATGAGCGACATAACTACATCAACTGACAAGAGTTTAATGTATGATATTGTGAATGATAACAATGAGGCCAGAGCCTGGTTCTATGAAGAGTTGGATGATGTTATAGGAATCATCAATAATGATTTAGGTTTCCCTATTGTTTTTCGCTTGTTCCATGAAATGGACGGAGACTGGTTTTGGTGGGGAACCAAAGCTACTAACCACAGCAAACAGCTTTACATTGAATTTTATAAAATGTCTGTAGATTATATTAAGGAAAGAACAAGTCTTGTATTATTTGCCTGGTCTCCAAATTATACTTTACAAGAGGATTATTACCCTGGAGATGACTATGTAGATATCGTTGGGATAGATATGTATGAACCTGCGAAATCGACACTTAAATCAAATCTGATTGCCCTTAGTAATTTTGCTATTAGTCATAATAAAATTGCCGCTTTAACAGAAACGGGGTATAGGAACGATTATATCAGCTCAAAACCAGCCTTCTGGAATGATGTAGTTTTAGAAGCAATTAAAGAAGGAGGAAACGATATACGCATTGCCTGGGTATTATCATGGTTTAATGCCCCCTGGACGAGTAACCAAAGCGATTTGTTTATTCCTAATGCGGAGACTCCACAAGCTGCCAAAGATAAATTTATTGAATTTGAGAATGATGCAACTACCCTTTTTCAGGAAGATGTAAGAGCATTACAAGTGTATGAGTGA
- a CDS encoding glycoside hydrolase family 26 protein, whose product MNIRQVTYGLIVGMIVLACGTTPKKAETVENVILQKLGKTKAKGILFGHQDDLAYGMQWSYVDGESDVKRVTGDYPAMFGWELGGIEEDRVVNLDSVPFDAIKRLTIWGHKQGGINTFSWHPFSPINSISSWNGDSVVVKHLIPGGSYHEQFKVQLDKVSVFLQELKDEKGKSIPFIFRPWHEMDGNWFWWGRNACTPEEVKALFRFTIEYLRKEKGLDQMLVAYSPDRNFDTKEEYLTWYPGDDVVDIVGMDDYWDFKQENGELDVIKKLHIVIETANQKGKLSALTETGCSNVTDSLWFTKKLSFVLNDSIISKELSYVMLWRNDPKVHFFFPYPGHPAAQDAKQFSQQANILLLRDFVGMTK is encoded by the coding sequence ATGAATATAAGACAAGTAACATATGGTTTAATTGTGGGGATGATAGTTCTTGCTTGCGGCACCACACCCAAAAAAGCAGAAACAGTTGAAAATGTCATTCTTCAAAAACTTGGTAAAACAAAAGCCAAAGGTATTCTATTCGGACATCAGGATGACCTGGCCTATGGAATGCAATGGAGTTATGTGGACGGGGAGTCAGATGTTAAAAGAGTAACAGGAGATTATCCAGCTATGTTTGGATGGGAATTGGGAGGAATTGAAGAAGATAGAGTTGTAAACCTCGATAGTGTTCCTTTTGATGCCATAAAGCGATTGACTATATGGGGACATAAACAAGGAGGAATAAATACTTTTAGCTGGCATCCATTTTCTCCTATAAATAGTATAAGTTCCTGGAATGGAGACTCGGTTGTGGTTAAACACCTTATTCCTGGAGGATCCTATCACGAACAGTTTAAAGTGCAATTGGATAAAGTATCTGTTTTTCTTCAAGAGCTGAAGGATGAAAAAGGAAAATCCATTCCCTTTATATTCCGCCCTTGGCATGAAATGGATGGCAACTGGTTTTGGTGGGGAAGAAACGCCTGTACACCTGAGGAAGTCAAAGCATTGTTCCGTTTTACCATTGAATACCTACGTAAGGAGAAAGGTCTGGATCAAATGCTTGTGGCATACTCACCAGATAGAAACTTTGACACTAAGGAGGAGTATTTGACCTGGTATCCGGGTGATGATGTGGTAGATATAGTGGGAATGGATGATTATTGGGATTTCAAACAAGAAAATGGAGAGCTGGATGTCATCAAGAAACTACATATCGTTATTGAAACCGCCAATCAAAAAGGGAAACTTTCTGCTTTAACAGAAACTGGGTGTTCCAATGTGACTGATTCGCTTTGGTTCACGAAAAAACTGAGCTTTGTTTTAAATGATAGTATAATCAGTAAAGAGTTAAGTTATGTCATGCTATGGAGAAATGATCCAAAAGTACATTTCTTTTTCCCGTATCCCGGTCATCCTGCAGCTCAAGATGCTAAACAGTTTAGTCAGCAAGCTAATATATTGCTTTTAAGAGATTTTGTAGGGATGACAAAATAA
- a CDS encoding glycoside hydrolase family 130 protein, with protein sequence MKKLSFEDRLNKIKHDHKTLIEKSNKERFSTNGIYARYENPILTRDHIPLSWRYDFNKETNPFLMERIGFNATFNAGAIKLNGKYLLVVRVEGNDRKSFFAVAESPNGVDNFKFWDRPITLPQNKKPDTNVYDMRLTQHDDGYIYGVFCTERKDPSAPEGDTSTAVAEAGIARTKDMIIWERLPDLVSTTGQQRNVVLFPHLIDGKYAFYTRPQDGFIDTGKGGGVGFGLSESIEKPEVKEEIIVDPKTYHTIYEVKNGLGPAPIKTEFGWLQLAHGVRNTAAGLRYTLYMFMTDLEKPWIVTYKPNGHFIAPLQEERVGDVSNVVFANGWIKDDDGEVKIYYASSDTRMHVATSSVDKLVDYCMNSPQDRLYSHLSVRTINELIDNNKKFMDLI encoded by the coding sequence ATGAAAAAGTTATCGTTTGAAGATCGATTGAATAAGATAAAACATGATCATAAGACCTTGATAGAAAAATCGAATAAAGAAAGATTTAGCACCAATGGTATATATGCTCGTTACGAAAATCCTATTTTAACCAGGGATCATATTCCATTAAGCTGGCGTTACGATTTTAATAAGGAAACCAATCCATTTTTAATGGAGCGCATTGGTTTTAATGCGACGTTCAATGCAGGGGCTATCAAATTAAATGGAAAATATTTGTTAGTTGTTCGTGTTGAAGGTAATGATCGTAAGTCATTTTTTGCGGTAGCAGAAAGTCCTAATGGAGTTGATAACTTTAAGTTCTGGGATCGACCTATTACGCTACCTCAAAACAAAAAGCCGGATACCAATGTGTACGATATGCGTTTAACGCAGCATGATGATGGTTATATCTATGGTGTTTTCTGCACTGAAAGGAAAGATCCAAGTGCTCCGGAAGGTGATACTTCAACAGCTGTGGCAGAAGCAGGAATTGCTCGTACAAAGGATATGATAATATGGGAGCGTTTGCCTGATTTGGTCTCTACAACAGGACAACAGCGCAATGTGGTTTTGTTTCCGCATTTAATCGACGGCAAATATGCATTTTACACACGACCACAAGATGGTTTTATTGATACAGGTAAAGGTGGAGGTGTAGGTTTTGGACTATCTGAAAGTATCGAAAAACCTGAAGTAAAAGAAGAAATTATTGTGGATCCTAAAACGTATCATACCATTTATGAGGTTAAGAACGGTTTGGGGCCTGCGCCAATTAAAACAGAATTTGGGTGGTTGCAGTTGGCTCATGGTGTACGAAATACTGCAGCAGGCTTAAGATATACTCTTTATATGTTTATGACTGATCTTGAAAAACCATGGATTGTGACATATAAACCGAACGGTCATTTCATTGCTCCCCTACAAGAAGAGCGTGTTGGGGATGTTTCTAATGTCGTTTTTGCCAATGGATGGATAAAGGACGATGATGGAGAAGTAAAGATCTACTATGCATCATCTGATACTCGTATGCATGTCGCTACTTCTTCCGTAGATAAATTGGTGGATTATTGCATGAATTCACCTCAAGATAGGCTGTATTCTCATTTGTCTGTGCGTACAATAAATGAATTGATTGATAATAACAAAAAATTTATGGATTTGATTTAG
- a CDS encoding AGE family epimerase/isomerase: MSVIENNNIMSDIFSLVGEMQLELNRLLDYWINETVDAKNGGFVGRIDSLGKRDETAAKGVVLNARILWTFASAYRITKQKKYKEIADLAYNYLINKFWDKIDGGFVWAVDYKGNVISNRKQAYAQGFGIYALAEYKRATGSDQALEYARQLYYIIESKYWDSKSCGYIEALKRNWSPLDDMRLSDKDANLPKSMNTHLHILEPYTNLYRIWPDRQLKDSIKSIINIFQNNIIDAQTGHYNLFFEMDWTVKSQVISYGHDIEGAWLMHEAAEVIGETKLIEEVRQTSLNLVDLTLSEGLDKDGSLFNEKKESTWTQINTGGLKQKLW; encoded by the coding sequence ATGAGCGTCATAGAAAATAATAATATAATGTCTGATATATTTTCTCTTGTAGGGGAGATGCAGTTGGAACTTAATCGTTTGCTTGATTATTGGATAAATGAAACGGTTGATGCAAAGAATGGTGGTTTTGTGGGGAGAATTGATTCTTTGGGAAAGAGAGATGAAACAGCTGCAAAAGGAGTAGTGTTAAATGCCCGTATTTTATGGACTTTTGCTTCAGCTTATCGGATTACTAAGCAAAAAAAATATAAAGAAATAGCAGATTTAGCTTATAATTATTTAATCAATAAATTTTGGGATAAAATAGATGGAGGCTTTGTGTGGGCTGTTGATTATAAAGGTAATGTTATAAGTAACCGTAAACAAGCCTATGCACAAGGTTTTGGTATTTATGCATTGGCTGAATATAAAAGAGCTACAGGAAGCGATCAGGCACTGGAATACGCTCGTCAACTTTATTATATTATCGAAAGTAAATATTGGGATAGTAAAAGTTGTGGCTATATAGAGGCTTTGAAAAGAAATTGGAGTCCTTTGGATGATATGCGTTTAAGCGATAAAGATGCTAACTTGCCTAAGTCGATGAATACACATTTGCATATTCTGGAACCTTATACAAACCTCTATAGGATATGGCCTGATCGTCAGCTAAAGGATAGTATTAAATCTATTATTAACATCTTCCAAAATAATATTATTGATGCTCAAACGGGACATTACAATTTGTTTTTTGAAATGGATTGGACTGTTAAATCGCAGGTTATTTCTTATGGACATGATATTGAAGGAGCTTGGTTAATGCATGAAGCAGCTGAAGTTATTGGTGAAACTAAGCTTATTGAAGAAGTTCGACAAACCTCGCTTAACCTCGTGGATCTTACATTAAGTGAAGGCTTAGATAAAGACGGTTCTTTGTTTAACGAAAAAAAGGAGAGCACTTGGACACAGATAAACACTGGTGGCCTCAAGCAGAAGCTATGGTAG
- a CDS encoding AGE family epimerase/isomerase, with amino-acid sequence MDTDKHWWPQAEAMVGLLDAWEMNGNNDYLVAIRKLWVFIKENLMDIEKGEWFWSVDMNGVPNQEEDKVGFWKCPYHNGRALMEIIERLKKRQVY; translated from the coding sequence TTGGACACAGATAAACACTGGTGGCCTCAAGCAGAAGCTATGGTAGGCTTGTTGGATGCTTGGGAAATGAATGGTAATAACGATTATTTAGTTGCTATTAGAAAGCTTTGGGTGTTTATTAAGGAGAACCTCATGGATATAGAAAAGGGAGAGTGGTTTTGGAGCGTTGATATGAATGGTGTTCCTAATCAAGAAGAGGATAAGGTTGGATTTTGGAAATGTCCATACCATAATGGTCGTGCTTTAATGGAAATCATTGAGCGTTTGAAAAAACGTCAAGTATACTAA
- a CDS encoding MFS transporter, translating to MSEKLHIKEKIGYGFGDFASSMFWKIFAMYLTFFYTDVVELSPESVALMFIMVRLWDGLNDPLMGIIADRTNTAKGKFRPYLLWIAIPFGLIGVLTFSVPDFGPSGKLIYAYITYTLMMMVYTAINVPYGSLMAVMTDHPKERTSLASFRFIGAYSGGIAMTASAPYILDFFKNTGASDAKSYSYMVTIYAVVAAFFFVMTYMWTKERVQALKEKNSIWNDLNDLVKNAQWFIMLGAGILMLVFLTFRESSIMYYFKYFVQDQSIAIFGDVTWGKLSGAYMTIWLIANMVGVLLAIPVSNLLGKKGTFILAMFLSAILSVFLYWLNPQQVFVIFILNFLNGISAGIVLPLVWSMYADIADYSEWKTGRRATGLLFSSSSMSQKLGLMAGGALPLYILSLYGFEANSEQTEQSLEGIRLMISVYPGITAALSGVLLFLYKLNDKRMTDITNDLAERRGKEKL from the coding sequence ATGTCAGAAAAACTACATATCAAAGAAAAAATAGGTTATGGTTTTGGGGATTTCGCTTCCTCAATGTTTTGGAAGATATTTGCCATGTATCTTACCTTTTTTTATACCGATGTGGTAGAATTATCACCTGAGTCGGTGGCGTTAATGTTTATTATGGTTCGATTATGGGACGGGCTTAATGATCCGCTTATGGGAATTATTGCCGACAGAACCAATACCGCTAAGGGTAAATTTCGCCCTTATCTTTTATGGATAGCGATACCGTTTGGACTAATTGGAGTATTGACTTTCTCTGTTCCTGATTTTGGTCCATCTGGGAAGCTTATTTATGCTTATATTACTTACACCCTAATGATGATGGTCTATACTGCTATTAATGTGCCTTATGGTTCATTGATGGCAGTGATGACTGATCACCCAAAGGAAAGAACAAGCTTGGCCTCGTTCCGATTTATTGGTGCTTATTCTGGTGGTATAGCCATGACAGCTTCCGCTCCTTATATACTCGATTTTTTTAAAAACACAGGAGCATCTGATGCAAAAAGCTATTCATATATGGTAACTATTTATGCGGTTGTTGCAGCATTCTTTTTTGTGATGACTTATATGTGGACCAAGGAAAGAGTGCAAGCGCTGAAAGAAAAGAACTCGATTTGGAACGATTTAAATGACCTTGTTAAAAATGCACAATGGTTTATTATGCTTGGGGCTGGCATCTTAATGTTGGTGTTTTTAACGTTCCGTGAGTCGAGTATTATGTATTACTTCAAGTATTTTGTACAAGATCAAAGTATAGCCATATTCGGAGATGTGACCTGGGGAAAGTTATCCGGGGCGTATATGACGATATGGCTAATTGCTAATATGGTGGGCGTATTATTGGCTATTCCGGTCTCTAATTTGTTGGGAAAAAAGGGAACATTTATCCTTGCTATGTTTTTATCGGCTATCTTAAGTGTTTTCTTATATTGGCTTAATCCACAACAGGTATTTGTGATATTTATACTTAATTTTCTGAATGGAATCAGTGCAGGTATCGTACTTCCATTGGTATGGTCCATGTATGCAGATATTGCGGATTACTCAGAGTGGAAAACAGGTAGACGTGCTACAGGTTTATTATTTTCTTCTTCTTCAATGTCGCAAAAATTAGGGTTAATGGCTGGAGGTGCATTACCCTTATATATTCTTTCTTTATATGGTTTTGAAGCTAATTCAGAACAAACAGAACAGTCGTTAGAAGGTATTCGGCTAATGATAAGTGTTTACCCGGGTATTACAGCTGCATTATCAGGAGTGCTTCTTTTTTTATATAAATTGAATGATAAACGTATGACGGATATTACGAATGATCTTGCAGAAAGGCGAGGTAAGGAGAAATTATAA
- a CDS encoding calcineurin-like phosphoesterase C-terminal domain-containing protein yields MRLLLIFICIGLLVKVNAQRSITGIVFIDENADGIYNKGEQTISDVAISNQRDVVLSDNKGRYKLPYTGNEFVFVTKPAGYKLKNDSLGYGLFYQPVDKRKIRKMNFPLYKKEENKTIHTILVGDPQMADKVRLDYYRDGSVSHMMKQEADFFMVLGDIADDDPSIFQQEKELMAKLGMDGYHVAGNHDANYESSEARTHFKTFKKIYGPDYYSFEYGWAHFVVLNNVNYFGWNSKDNKRGSYFGGVDKQQLTWLKNDLSTVSSDKLIIINTHIPLLEEYMDTASIAAIHKLLEPFDNILGLSGHLHGVKAYDDDSSTLWNGQGKYESLVVGATCGSWWTGPYTETELPYATCTDGTPKGYFILELKANDYNYRFVPELYPEDYQMRISSPKGNVELQDVEETEVIVNWFVGKEVDKVYMQIDNQTPILMQRFTGVDPFIVASLSKRINNDHWTPGIVETDHLWKAKLPADLEKGYHSIFVKAHKKNGHIYKTQKVLEVE; encoded by the coding sequence ATGCGATTATTATTAATATTTATATGTATCGGTTTGCTTGTAAAAGTGAATGCCCAGAGAAGTATAACGGGCATCGTGTTTATCGATGAAAATGCTGATGGAATATATAATAAGGGAGAACAAACAATTTCAGATGTTGCAATATCCAATCAAAGAGATGTTGTTTTAAGCGATAATAAAGGAAGATATAAACTACCTTATACGGGTAACGAGTTTGTTTTTGTTACTAAACCAGCCGGTTACAAATTAAAAAACGACAGTTTGGGCTATGGTCTGTTTTATCAACCAGTAGATAAGAGAAAAATAAGAAAAATGAATTTTCCTCTTTACAAAAAAGAGGAGAATAAAACGATACATACAATTCTTGTTGGGGATCCACAAATGGCAGATAAAGTACGTCTTGATTATTATCGCGATGGTAGTGTTAGTCATATGATGAAACAAGAAGCGGATTTTTTTATGGTTTTGGGTGATATTGCCGATGATGATCCCAGTATTTTTCAGCAAGAAAAAGAATTGATGGCGAAATTAGGAATGGACGGATATCATGTAGCCGGTAATCATGACGCCAATTATGAAAGTTCAGAAGCCCGTACTCATTTTAAAACTTTTAAAAAAATTTATGGACCGGATTATTATTCGTTTGAATATGGCTGGGCTCATTTTGTTGTACTTAATAATGTCAATTATTTTGGTTGGAATAGTAAGGATAATAAACGGGGTTCTTATTTTGGAGGTGTTGACAAACAACAATTGACTTGGTTAAAAAATGATTTGTCAACAGTTTCATCTGATAAGTTAATTATAATAAATACACATATCCCTTTGTTGGAGGAGTATATGGATACAGCTTCAATTGCAGCGATTCATAAATTACTTGAACCTTTTGATAATATTTTAGGCTTAAGTGGTCATTTGCATGGTGTTAAAGCATATGATGATGATAGTTCAACCTTGTGGAACGGACAGGGAAAATATGAATCGTTGGTGGTTGGTGCAACATGTGGAAGCTGGTGGACAGGACCTTATACCGAGACAGAATTACCCTATGCTACATGTACAGACGGAACACCCAAAGGTTATTTTATCCTTGAATTAAAAGCTAATGATTATAATTATCGATTTGTTCCGGAACTTTATCCTGAAGATTACCAAATGCGTATTAGTTCGCCGAAAGGAAATGTTGAACTACAAGATGTTGAAGAAACAGAGGTGATTGTTAATTGGTTTGTGGGCAAAGAAGTTGATAAGGTTTATATGCAGATTGATAATCAAACGCCTATATTAATGCAACGATTCACAGGAGTAGATCCGTTTATTGTGGCTAGCTTATCCAAAAGAATAAACAACGATCATTGGACGCCGGGGATAGTAGAGACAGATCATCTCTGGAAGGCTAAATTACCAGCAGATTTAGAGAAGGGTTATCATAGCATATTTGTTAAAGCACACAAAAAAAATGGACATATATATAAGACCCAAAAAGTATTAGAAGTAGAATAA
- a CDS encoding glycoside hydrolase 5 family protein gives MKRIALLVITVSFIFNLLAQNQGFENFITTKGKHLMDGDKVYRFISMNIPNLNYVEDEMSFTREHPYRYPTEFEIRDAFETVKQMGGKVIRIYTLPVKRSDETDKVPTFVTGPGEFVEEAFVVNDLMLKIANETGVRIIFSFLNNWKWMGGAPQYAEFRGKTFDDFWVDKQLIRDFKKTIEFTINRTNTLTGIPYKEDKAIMCWETGNELKSPYSWVKDIAAYVKKLDKNHLLMDGFYAIDHYRYVHPESVEDLNIDILSSHHYEQDPFAQKVNIQKNLEIIKGRKPYILGELGFESTTAHEEIYNDIIANDEIAGTLNWSIRYHREEGGFYWHSEPVGHNLFKAYHWPGFRSGYQYDEIGLLKLMRKKAYEIDGLEPPALPVPKAPKLLSIDKVYEINWQGSVGASGYNIERAESDNGPWKQIAYNVSDADVQYFSLFNDRSAQLGKSYYYRVEALNASGVSPKSNVVGPVNVAEKALIDEMGNLMTVYVAKDVTFDTEFDRKFKEDMERMVGKKGSEVIYCVPGTITAIKIYSFEQNKETALSLYASMDGNTYENVIPEIIGNRTGAGDYDYWDAILYQTQMKKANYQFVKIAYQDKAQIGRVLISYK, from the coding sequence ATGAAAAGAATTGCATTGTTAGTCATAACTGTATCATTTATATTTAATTTATTAGCTCAAAACCAAGGTTTTGAGAATTTTATTACCACCAAAGGAAAACATCTGATGGATGGAGATAAAGTTTACCGTTTTATTTCGATGAATATACCCAACCTGAATTATGTGGAGGACGAGATGTCTTTTACCAGAGAACATCCGTATCGATATCCTACAGAGTTTGAGATTCGAGATGCTTTTGAAACGGTTAAACAAATGGGTGGTAAAGTCATTCGTATTTATACTTTACCGGTAAAGCGTTCTGATGAAACTGATAAAGTACCCACTTTTGTAACTGGCCCCGGAGAATTTGTTGAAGAGGCTTTTGTAGTGAACGATCTTATGTTGAAGATTGCCAACGAAACAGGGGTACGTATTATATTTTCATTTTTGAATAACTGGAAATGGATGGGAGGGGCGCCTCAATATGCAGAATTTAGAGGAAAGACTTTTGATGACTTTTGGGTAGATAAGCAACTGATAAGAGACTTCAAAAAAACGATTGAATTTACGATAAACAGAACAAACACACTCACCGGGATTCCTTATAAAGAGGATAAAGCTATTATGTGTTGGGAAACAGGCAATGAACTTAAGTCTCCATATAGCTGGGTGAAGGATATAGCAGCATATGTAAAGAAATTGGATAAAAACCATTTATTAATGGATGGTTTTTATGCCATCGATCATTATAGATATGTGCATCCTGAGTCGGTGGAAGATCTAAATATTGATATTCTTTCTTCGCATCATTACGAGCAAGATCCTTTTGCGCAGAAAGTAAATATCCAAAAGAATCTGGAAATCATAAAAGGACGTAAACCATACATTCTGGGTGAATTAGGTTTTGAAAGTACTACTGCTCATGAAGAGATTTATAATGATATCATTGCCAACGATGAAATTGCCGGAACGTTAAATTGGAGTATTCGCTACCATCGCGAAGAAGGGGGCTTTTATTGGCATTCAGAACCGGTTGGTCATAACCTTTTTAAAGCATATCACTGGCCTGGTTTTCGTAGTGGTTATCAATATGATGAGATTGGTTTATTGAAGCTTATGAGAAAGAAAGCTTATGAAATTGATGGATTAGAACCACCAGCCTTACCCGTTCCTAAAGCTCCTAAGCTATTATCTATCGATAAAGTGTATGAGATAAATTGGCAAGGTTCTGTAGGTGCTTCGGGTTACAATATTGAAAGGGCGGAATCAGATAATGGACCTTGGAAACAAATAGCATACAATGTAAGCGATGCCGATGTGCAATATTTTTCACTGTTTAATGATAGAAGTGCTCAATTGGGGAAATCTTATTATTATCGGGTGGAAGCATTGAATGCTTCCGGTGTGTCGCCAAAATCAAATGTTGTTGGACCTGTTAATGTAGCTGAGAAAGCATTAATTGATGAAATGGGAAACTTAATGACGGTATATGTTGCCAAAGACGTAACTTTTGATACGGAATTTGACCGGAAGTTTAAAGAAGATATGGAGCGTATGGTTGGAAAAAAAGGTAGTGAAGTGATTTATTGTGTTCCTGGAACAATTACTGCGATAAAAATTTATTCGTTTGAGCAAAACAAGGAAACTGCATTAAGCTTATATGCGTCAATGGATGGCAATACATATGAGAATGTTATCCCCGAAATTATTGGAAATAGAACAGGAGCCGGCGACTACGATTATTGGGATGCTATTTTATATCAAACACAAATGAAAAAAGCAAATTATCAGTTTGTAAAGATTGCTTATCAGGATAAAGCTCAGATTGGTAGGGTGTTAATTAGCTATAAATAA